One genomic segment of Bos javanicus breed banteng chromosome 23, ARS-OSU_banteng_1.0, whole genome shotgun sequence includes these proteins:
- the DEK gene encoding protein DEK isoform X1, translated as MSSSGTAAEGEAAPAQPASEKEPDMPGPREESEEEDEDDDEEEEEEEKEKSLIVEGKREKKKVERLTMQVSSLQREPFTIAQGKGQKLCEIERIHFFLSKKKTDELRNLHKLLYNRPGTVSSLKKNVGQFSGFPFEKGSIQYKKKEEMLKKFRNAMLKSICEVLDLERSGVNSELVKRILNFLMHPKPSGKPLPKSKKSSSKGNKKERNSSGMARKAKRTKCPEILSDESSSDEEEKKNKEESSEDEDKESEEEPPKKTSKREKPKQKATPKSKKSVKSANVKKADSSTTKKNQNSSKKESESEDSSDDEPLIKKLKKPPTDEELKETVKKLLASANLEEVTMKQICKEVYENYPAYDLTERKEFIKTTVKELIS; from the exons ATGTCCTCCTCGGGCACAGCTGCGGAGGGAGAGGCAGCCCCCGCCCAGCCCGCGTCCGAAAAAGAGCCCGACATGCCCGGCCCgagagaggaaagtgaagaggaggacGAGGACGACgacgaggaagaggaggaggaagagaaag AAAAGAGCCTCATTGTGGAAGGcaagagggaaaagaagaaagtagaGAGGTTGACGATGCAAGTCTCTTCCTTACAAAGAGAGCCATTTACAATCGCACAAG gaaaAGGGCAGAAACTTTGTGAAATTGAAAGGATACATTTCTTCTTGAGtaagaagaaaacagatgaaCTTAGAAATCTCCATAAACTGCTTTACAACAGACCAGGAACA GTGTCCTCATTAAAGAAGAATGTGGGTCAGTTCAGTGGCTTTCCATTTGAAAAAGGAAGTATCCAatataaaaagaaggaagaaatgttGAAAAA atttagaAATGCCATGTTAAAGAGCATCTGCGAGGTTCTTGACTTGGAGAGATCGGGTGTAAATAGTGAACTGGTGAAAAGGATCTTGAATTTTTTAATGCATCCAAAGCCTTCTGGCAAA CCATTGCCAAAATCTAAAAAAAGTTCtagcaaaggcaacaaaaaggAACGGAACAGTTCTGGGATGGCCAGGAAAGCTAAGCGAACCAAATGTCCTGAAATCCTGTCAGATGAATCTAGCAGtgatgaagaggaaaagaaaaacaaagaagagtcCTCAGAGGATGAAGATAAAGAGAGTGAAGAGGAG CCACCAAAAAAGACATCCAAAAGAGAAAAGCCCAAACAGAAAGCCACTCCTAAAAGtaaaaaatctgtaaaaagtGCTAATGTTAAGAAGGCAGATAGCAGTACCACCAAGAAGAATCAAAATAGTTCCAAAAAAG AAAGTGAATCTGAGGATAGTTCAGATGATGaacctttaattaaaaaattgaagaaacCTCCTACAGATGAAGAGTTAAAGGAAACAGTAAAGAAATTATTGGCCAGTGCTAACTTGGAGGAAGTCACAATGAAGCAGATTTGCAAAGAG
- the DEK gene encoding protein DEK isoform X3 produces MSSSGTAAEGEAAPAQPASEKEPDMPGPREESEEEDEDDDEEEEEEEKEKSLIVEGKREKKKVERLTMQVSSLQREPFTIAQGKGQKLCEIERIHFFLSKKKTDELRNLHKLLYNRPGTVSSLKKNVGQFSGFPFEKGSIQYKKKEEMLKKFRNAMLKSICEVLDLERSGVNSELVKRILNFLMHPKPSGKPLPKSKKSSSKGNKKERNSSGMARKAKRTKCPEILSDESSSDEEEKKNKEESSEDEDKESEEEYNLSAVRTGFWLCVTGVFFGDPPSIALLPIKDSHQKRHPKEKSPNRKPLLKVKNL; encoded by the exons ATGTCCTCCTCGGGCACAGCTGCGGAGGGAGAGGCAGCCCCCGCCCAGCCCGCGTCCGAAAAAGAGCCCGACATGCCCGGCCCgagagaggaaagtgaagaggaggacGAGGACGACgacgaggaagaggaggaggaagagaaag AAAAGAGCCTCATTGTGGAAGGcaagagggaaaagaagaaagtagaGAGGTTGACGATGCAAGTCTCTTCCTTACAAAGAGAGCCATTTACAATCGCACAAG gaaaAGGGCAGAAACTTTGTGAAATTGAAAGGATACATTTCTTCTTGAGtaagaagaaaacagatgaaCTTAGAAATCTCCATAAACTGCTTTACAACAGACCAGGAACA GTGTCCTCATTAAAGAAGAATGTGGGTCAGTTCAGTGGCTTTCCATTTGAAAAAGGAAGTATCCAatataaaaagaaggaagaaatgttGAAAAA atttagaAATGCCATGTTAAAGAGCATCTGCGAGGTTCTTGACTTGGAGAGATCGGGTGTAAATAGTGAACTGGTGAAAAGGATCTTGAATTTTTTAATGCATCCAAAGCCTTCTGGCAAA CCATTGCCAAAATCTAAAAAAAGTTCtagcaaaggcaacaaaaaggAACGGAACAGTTCTGGGATGGCCAGGAAAGCTAAGCGAACCAAATGTCCTGAAATCCTGTCAGATGAATCTAGCAGtgatgaagaggaaaagaaaaacaaagaagagtcCTCAGAGGATGAAGATAAAGAGAGTGAAGAGGAG TACAACCTTTCTGCTGTGAGGACAGGATTCTGGCTCTGTGTGACAGGCGTCTTTTTTGGAGACCCTCCTTCAATAGCCCTGCTCCCAATAAAAGATAG CCACCAAAAAAGACATCCAAAAGAGAAAAGCCCAAACAGAAAGCCACTCCTAAAAGtaaaaaatctgtaa
- the DEK gene encoding protein DEK isoform X2, which produces MSSSGTAAEGEAAPAQPASEKEPDMPGPREESEEEDEDDDEEEEEEEKEKSLIVEGKREKKKVERLTMQVSSLQREPFTIAQGKGQKLCEIERIHFFLSKKKTDELRNLHKLLYNRPGTVSSLKKNVGQFSGFPFEKGSIQYKKKEEMLKKFRNAMLKSICEVLDLERSGVNSELVKRILNFLMHPKPSGKPLPKSKKSSSKGNKKERNSSGMARKAKRTKCPEILSDESSSDEEEKKNKEESSEDEDKESEEEFRMGCKAAETTHNISNMFGPGTAYESTVQWWFKKFCKGEQSLEDEEHHGQSSEVDSDQLKAIIKTDALKTTREVAAELVDHAVVIRHLKQIGKVEKLISGCLVI; this is translated from the exons ATGTCCTCCTCGGGCACAGCTGCGGAGGGAGAGGCAGCCCCCGCCCAGCCCGCGTCCGAAAAAGAGCCCGACATGCCCGGCCCgagagaggaaagtgaagaggaggacGAGGACGACgacgaggaagaggaggaggaagagaaag AAAAGAGCCTCATTGTGGAAGGcaagagggaaaagaagaaagtagaGAGGTTGACGATGCAAGTCTCTTCCTTACAAAGAGAGCCATTTACAATCGCACAAG gaaaAGGGCAGAAACTTTGTGAAATTGAAAGGATACATTTCTTCTTGAGtaagaagaaaacagatgaaCTTAGAAATCTCCATAAACTGCTTTACAACAGACCAGGAACA GTGTCCTCATTAAAGAAGAATGTGGGTCAGTTCAGTGGCTTTCCATTTGAAAAAGGAAGTATCCAatataaaaagaaggaagaaatgttGAAAAA atttagaAATGCCATGTTAAAGAGCATCTGCGAGGTTCTTGACTTGGAGAGATCGGGTGTAAATAGTGAACTGGTGAAAAGGATCTTGAATTTTTTAATGCATCCAAAGCCTTCTGGCAAA CCATTGCCAAAATCTAAAAAAAGTTCtagcaaaggcaacaaaaaggAACGGAACAGTTCTGGGATGGCCAGGAAAGCTAAGCGAACCAAATGTCCTGAAATCCTGTCAGATGAATCTAGCAGtgatgaagaggaaaagaaaaacaaagaagagtcCTCAGAGGATGAAGATAAAGAGAGTGAAGAGGAG TTCAGAATGGGTTGTAAGGCAgcggagacaactcacaacatcagcAACATGTTTGGGCCAGGAACTGCCTATGAaagtacagtgcagtggtggttcaagaagttttgcaaaggagagcagagccttgaagatgaggagcatcaTGGCCAATCATCAGAAGTTGACAGTGACCAGCTGAAAGCCATCATCAAAACTGATGCTCTTAAAACTACACGAGAAGTTGCTGCAGAGCTCGTTGACCATGCTGTGGTCATtaggcatttgaagcaaattggaaaggtggaaaaattgataagtgggtgccttgTGATCTGA